DNA sequence from the Armigeres subalbatus isolate Guangzhou_Male chromosome 1, GZ_Asu_2, whole genome shotgun sequence genome:
ATGTTTATAAAGACAGAAttaccgtcttcgaccagaggtcgcacagactgaatatttaacatctagcatgacacaatggacaggacattcacacaacaccTAGTGGACACGGGGAGaatttttcgctttacgaaaagttttctctttaCCAGGGCAGAAATcgacactccacagcacatgcgtctagacgattgacatcCCTTATCGCACGGCTACGAAGATTAAGAAATTTCATTCGGATGTATTCGGCGTGCGTTAATGTTTGTGATATATTTTGGGATGCGTCTTTTAAATCAATTTTCAGATTAATAAGATTATCAAACACAATAAATTAATACATGATTGAAACTAATTTTCCTTTCGCAGATCAAAAAACACTGCCCCAAATCAGAACCAAAACCCCGATTCGGACCTTCAATCAGTACAGCGGACCAAGCGAAAAGCTGATCATAGCCCACTGAAAAATGATAGAGGCGTGAAGCGATCAGCACTTGGAAATTTGACCAATGCTGTTGTAATTAAGACTGATAATGATACAGATACTGGCATTAGTGCGCTCAAAAACGGTCACAACACCGCCAAAGGGGCCACCAAAGAAACAACCAGCATTAGCAAACATGCCTCCCAAATAATCCAACAGATTGCAAACAATATTGGtcacaacaataagaacaaAATCACGACCAACAAAACTGTTgtaagtattttttaaaatatttttataatattaggtactgaCAAATATATTATTTCACAGACGGAAATTTTCACCAAACCCGATCTCGATGGACCAAAGACACGAGCGGCTACCAAAATCCTGACTCGTGCAGCCAGCCGCCAACAACTTAGTGGGAAGAGTTCTAACGTCACTAGCAATGAACATGGGAAAAGCCATCTATCCATTGGGCACCCCTTGAAGACCGGTATTTCGGCCGTGACCAAAACTATTGTTAAGACTAAGGAGACTACCTTCGAGGCTGGCCACAAACTGCAAACAACAGCCTTGGCTCCTGCTGCGTCCACTGCTCAACATGGTAAAGCGCCCAAAAGAAGGATTTCCAATGAATTTGAAAAGACTGAAGATAGTTTATACGTATCGGCACTGGAGGACATTACGTCCAGTGGCTCTCTACGACTGTCGGAAAACTTTGCATCTCTGAAAACAAGGACTCCCCAAGATGAAGATAAAAGTAGCAAGAAAGAAGGCTCCTTATCTCCCAAAAAACAAACGCCGGAGGGAATCGAAGACTACGACTTGTCGAATTGGAACGACGTATTTCAGGTGTCGCACTACGCACAAGATATATTCAACTACCAAAAAGATCGGGAGGCGCAGTTTGTGGTTCCCGATTATATGCCAACGCAGCCGCACATCAGTAAATGGATGCGAGCACTTCTAGTCGATTGGATGGTTGAGATTCAGGAATCGTTCGAACTGAATCACGAAACACTCTACTTGGCGGTGAAAATTGTAGATATTTATCTTTCGCGAGCCGAAGTTCAGAAAGATTCATTGCAGCTTCTAGGAGCGGCTGCACTGTTTATTGCTTCAAAGTTTGATGTGAGTCATTTTACTAATAAGTTAGTTTCATGAATAATCCTGAATCAACTATTTTGGTAGGAACGAGTCCCACCCACAGTGGACGACTTTCAGTACATTTGCGACGGCGCTTATCAACGGCGAGAGATGATCCTAATGGAGATAAACGTGTTCAAAACTATAGGATACGATCTTGGTATTCCGCTGTCCTATCGGTTTCTCAGGCGCTACGCCCGCGTCAATCGCATTGATATGCAGGTGCTGACACTGGCACGCTACATCCTGGAGTTCACGTTGATGGAGTACGCTATCGTTGGTCTGCGGGACTCTAAGTTGGCATGTGCGGCATTGTTTATCGCTATGCGAATGAATAATTTGCCTGGTTGGAACAAGACACTGGAATTTTATTCAGGTATTGTAAAAACGATATTTCCActcttttatcttttaataattagtttaattattgAACGTTGGATCCGCTTGATATTCTTGGAGGGCTATTGCAATTTTACACATTTCTCTAGAGTATGTTAGTTTCGCGGTACATCATCTCGTGGTTAGTATTGTTTTACGGTACTTAGTATTCACGTactttacttatgggtcctgtacgtACACccccggtggtgcaaagggccgacttgaaaaatctccatcctgagcgatgtccagctatcgcttcaaTCTGTTGCCAGGTTgaatttcggtcgacttcttttatttcttcattcaGGCTTCGCCGCCACGAGCCTCTATTTTGCCACTGCAGCGATTTGCAGCTGGATTCCActctaatgcttgtttatagATTTCGTTTGCGCCCCATACATaaggtgtggccgacccagccccacttccgttcCAGAATTTcagttgttatcggcctctggtaagaacgacgatggagctcgttctTTGAGACCCAGTTGTGAGGGCACCAGACacgaattatgtaccgcagacatctgttaatgaacGAACACCTGCTGAGCAGCTGGTACTTAGAATTCCTCTCTAATATTATAATGTCTTACTCTTTTTTCTCCCTATCTTCTCTTCCGTCTAGATAGATGTGCTTTCCTAAAAAACACGCATTTGTCTAGAACACAGATTTCAAATAATCTCTAGTTTTTGTGCCCATCTTCGCGCatcataaaatttataaaatatttgtatATTTATGATGTATCTCGAACAAAGATTGAGATCAAATTGATAAGTTGTTTTGATGTAGTGAAATCGCGGATTTTTACTCGGATTTTGATAACTTAGGTTGATATCTTTTCAGTCTTACCGGTAAGGTTAAAATATCGAATTATCTTGCATAAAAATCATATTGTGAAAACAAATCCACAACTAGGGGAACCCAGGGCAAGAAGGTCACCTTAAGCATTTTCAATGATTACTTACTCATggatggatcctgtacacctccggtggtgcaaatggccgacttgaaagatctccatcctgagcttTGATCGGCTATCGCTTTTTCAATGATTACATGGTTTAAACACCACTAAATCAGACGTTTTTCGTACGCAAAATGTAATGTAGATTACTATCttcaaaactaaatcaaaactaaatcaaaaccGATATGAATCAAATGACAATTCTGTTGCCTTTTCACGCCTTGACTTCTTACGAATTTTCTCGACGGTTACCTTTGGTAACGGAAGGATATCTTCAGGAGTGACATCAAACGCACTCCCTGCGAATGATATGTTGGCAGCTGCCTTGCTGGAGCAAGGCATAGGTTCATCGACATAAACCCCATCGAAGTTCTGAAAAATCGGTTGGTCAGATTCGTCGAATCCGAGAAAGAAGCCCCCGTCGTCATCTTCGATATGAAGTTCCAACGATGGGTATTGATGAATTCGATTGGTAGATGGTATTGATGTCTAAAGTCTTTGTATTGCTCACTGGTGCGGTCGATACTGGAGTATTGCTCCGCCGTTTGGAATCCCAATTATACGAACGGTGCCGAACGAATTGAGTCCGTGCAACGACGCTTCCTACGATTTGCTCTGCGTAGACTACCGTGGAGAGATCCATTACGCCTGCCAAATTATGAAAGCCGCTGTCGGCTTATCGATCTGGAGCCGCTAAGAGAACGCCGTAACACCGCTCGAGCTGTACTTGTTGCAGACGTTTTGCAAGGCCGAATAGATTGTAGTGACATTTTGGAACAGATTAATATACAGCCGAGAACACTTCGCAATAACGCTATGCTAAGAATGCCATTTCGTCGGACTAACTACAGTATGAACGGTAGTATTGAAGGATTACAGCGTATATTCAACAGGGTTTCTACAATATTCGACTTCAACCTGCCTCGTCAGACACTGCGTCGaagattcaaagaatttttcactTCGCAATAGATAGCTGTTTTAGTGTTTgtgtccatttttttttaagtttttgacgatATGTATACttatatctttttttattaccatCATTAGGACATAAGTAGTCTGTTGATGTAGgccttaaataaataaataaatagatagcTCGGCAGATTGATCGACATGCTCAGGATGCGGCAGTATTGTAAGAGCGTCATCTTCAGCGGGTTGGTCCATGGCTTCCGGAACATCAGTTACGTCGGACGGTGCGAAATCGGCCGCAGTGAAAATGAACTGATTAAAGGGTACAATTCCTGTAGCTTTGAATCCACTCTGTGCCACAGAAGCTGTTGCGGTCTTCAAGTAGGCTTCTCCGAACAAGGCACTCGCATCATTGTCTGTGACAACCTTTCCTGGATTCCGCCTGAGGAAAGCTTCGATTGCTTTCGAAAAGCTCGATTTGAGGGGAGCCATGAAACTCACATCGAGGGGCTGCATACGATGGCTGCAATGAGGAGGCAAACTAACCACCGTCACGTGGTTTTGCTGGGCTTTTTTGAGGAAGGCTATGTTTTTGGTATGCGTGACGTGCCCATCTAGAATCAGCAACACTGGTGCTGCAGCAGTCGGCCGGCTGTGTTCCAAAAAGTGATTGAACCACGTATTGAAATCGGTCATTGTCATCCAACCACTACCATTGCAGCTGAATAGAGTTTCTGGCGGGGCACCAGTCTTCAGGGACTCCGTGAGGCGTGCTCGCGGGAATATGAGCATAGGAGGTATGTAGTACCCCGTTGCTGACATACATACACAAGCTGTGGTCAAGACACCTCTCTCAGCGGAAGTCAGGCAGCCCACCTGTCGTCTTCCTTTCAGCGCCAGcacttttgattttttggtTTGCACCTATAAAAATGTTTGTGATAAggtcaatttaaatttcaacaacttccgGTTTACTTACGGTCACAGCTGATGTTTCATCAACATTGTACGTTCGGCTCGCTGGGAAATCTTTAGCTTCCTTGACAGCCTGAAGAATAGCGAAAAAATTCGATACCGCCACTCGGTTGAATCCTGCAGCGCGGGCCGCGGATGTTGCCTCAGGAATACGCAGGCACAGTTCAGGGTGGCGTTGACGGAAACCATGTAACCAATCTTCACCGGCCAATTGGGACTCGGTGTTGAACGGATGTTTAATTTTGTTCTTCACCGCGAGCTGGAACGCCAAGCTTCTGAAGTCGCGAGTTGTCAGTCCAAAGAGTCGTTGTTCCATGTTGAATGCTGAACGAGCTCGTCCTCCTGCTGCGGATTAAACACTGGATGAAAGTGACCCAAGTCGCAAGTATCAATCTGTCGATCTGGACTTTTCAAATAGTTGATCAGCGTTCGACGAGGAACAGCGTGCTGGGTAGCCTTTTTGCCCCGGGTTCCCCTatttctgctgtcgatgagaacAAATTGAAAACTAATTGAGATGGGTATCAATAACAAAACAAGTTTAgtaacttttgaatttttgaaaaaatttgaTTATAAGTATTTATAATGAAAACAACAACTAACATGCTCCATGTAGTATGATTAgtaaaatttctgaatttcgtTTCAATTAGTTGTAAATCAATCCATGGTGGTGCGAAGTGTCTCCAATAAAGAaacaaacaactttttttttcaaaacttctcgaaataaaactaataaatagaGGGAGTATCATAGCGTTGGTGGAtacacattagggtggctcaaattagtatgggaaaaactttgttcaatttttttgatgggccgccctcttattcggttctattttatgccctgatgctctggccaaaatttcagccataTCGGTCAACGTTTTGGCGGTGctgaactcgttggaagtttatatggaaaaatgtatgcagaaacatccaaaaacagtgaattgcagctggactacacaacttacgatgaagaactatgatactcatttagatcttggagaatttaatacagaatgttatgcagaaaaccgcgagaagattagaatttgcccggctaagttattagcatttctctgcagtggggtttgagcaaatttcgtttcttttacctttgaaaagaaataaattcacccctacaacactccagtaaaatgctaatatctttgcgtaataaactctaatcttctcgcggttttcagcataacattctgtattttattttacaagaactgaatgagtatcatggttcttgatcgtaaattgtgctgtccaactgcaaatcactgtttttggatgtttctgcatacattttccatataaaattccaacgagtttagcactacccaaacgttgaccgatttggctgaaattttgtccagagcatcagggcatcaaatagaaccgaataagagggcggcccatcaaaaattttgaaaaagtgttttttgagccaccctaatacacaTTCACCTTATAaccggatggtcatgggttcgattcccagcccctccaccaagccCTTGCCAGAGGTGCAACCAAAACAAAGATGGTGGTAGCGGTTTGGTGTGCGCAGCATCGATGACGACTgaaaaattgttcttctcggaagcACGTACttggataaatggcaaccgaacaaagcagcGAGAAATTGGATTCACGATATGGTCAAATgtacacaatggactcacgatgagatggaccccggtaataataacaataactaatgtctaaaaatagattatgtGTAGATTCTGTCCAGCGGAAGTAGATCAcgacacagtagcggttaagaaacacagagtgcccaCCAAATaaaggaaggaataaaaaaactcataaataaatacataattagaattgcttctAATTAAtcagcccttatttactcaatcagttcaaaagttcgaaaagacaaaacgtctaaaggacaaaaggacgaaaggttgatcaagaacaagttgattaCAAGTTGgctgtattccaaaggaatttgtgaaatttatttaacttcaagcagaggtaatactcatctcatcaatcaaagatCGAGTAATTATTAGGAAAtattattatgaatatctagatagttctcataaagataaaagaagatagttgatttgattgataatgaataaaacttgtgtTGTGCCTGATTGATTCCCTCCGTTACAGTTTCTTGtatatttcgaccttttgcctctTTTAACCTTTTGTTTCTCTCGACCTTTTTTCCCGTTCGgcattttgtctttcgactttttgtcctttcgaccttttgtctctaaCCCTATAATATAAccctgttttaatgtacgtatcgtttagtaccaaccacaacttaacatatggtcattCATATGCCATGCCTCATTCCCATTCATTTGTCTAATGTTAATGTGTACTAACAATATGCAGAGGCAGACACTTTACTTATCAACGTTGACCCCATCATCCGCAGATATGCCTATGggaattttgtgttttgtcattttattgCGTCCATTTAATTTGTCTAATGCAAAACATCAGGTCCTCTAATTGCACGAGTATTTCACAAGCATGTGCTGTGGTGGTTACTTTTGGTagcttctactcagtgaatcccaGTTGTTCCTTACAAACATGTCGATGAGTTTAAATACTTAGTTTGAAATATATTATGTTTTTGAAATACATTGATGCGGATATGTGATCTTGATGCGATTGGTGGGCtcacgccattagcactgagatggcaaccaaagacatatcctgtcgtggtggtatcacatgttgactatttttgtttggtgccgcgtcatatatctggcattgacgcactgattttacgcatgtgcatgtgatccaacggacatcgtgtcttggagccttgaatggtagtgcagtcagacagaggcctttttcatcagtgataatgatgtgagttgtttttcttttcggcaatacttttctgatgcgttccctgtgacgatgagtcgtagccacgcttatatttagctagctaggcatttattgacAATGTATTCAAacattcgtagggaatcgactgctggattctCTGAGTAGAATTATTTTTCAAGCTAGGAACATGGTGCCagtcttatttttttatgtctcacttcgaagagcaaaAAAAATACCATAGGGTAAACTGGGCTaaaatgcacccccggggcaaaacgaccctttggctCTTGTTCCGATCAACACCACTGGGCTGACCACAACATCCCTGCAGAAGTGTGTGACGTTGGTTCGAGAGACTGCGGAATTGATAACTCCAAACAATGAAGAGGCAAGATATATTTGCAGACCCAAAGCAAAACAAAGCATAGATAGGCATTCAAGGAACGTGGAAGTGTGTCGCAAAATTAAAATACGTCGAAAAGTTAAATTATATCCGATATTTAATACTACTTTATTAAGAATTTATTATATTCGTTACTATACAAGTAAGTTGCATTGAATTTGATAAAGATTTCTACTTAAAACTAactaaattgtgaaaaataggtACGATTCGAAATTCAGGTTAGGCTATATGCAAAGTACACAGATTGGTCTGAGGATTGCTATAGTGAATTCATAGTAAGTTACTCTCAAAATATCCTTATTCCTACGCCTATATACAATAAGTGGAAACTATTTATAATTTCAATAACTTATTACCTATGAACAATTAATTTCGAATTATGTAAAATAGGTATTTGCATATTGCCAGTATCGACCTAGCGAGACCCGTCCGCAAGAGGATAACGGATAGGAAACTAAATTGTGAGTAGCAAACCTTCAATTGACATTTGAACTATTGGTAATAAATACTCATTTTAGCTTTGATCAGCTGTAAACGTAGACGGTGATTCCGAAGACAATTTCCTAAAATTATTCCGAACATTAAATCAAAGAATTTAACCTCAAAGGATGGACTCGACTGTGGGTGACTGCATGAAGTGCCGTAAGTCAAACAAAATATGCGACATGGTGCAGTGTGACACTTGCCAGTCATGGGCGCATTTCTCGTGTGTCGGAGTTACGGCAGCAATCAAAGATTCGGATTGGAGCTGTGACAAGTGCAGCGACGAACTGCAAGTCCCAAAGCTAACAAAGAGGAGTTCAAGCAAGAAGGGGAGCTCGAAGTCCAAGAGTGAAAGAGGATCGATCCAACCCTCCATCCCCGAGGGAACAGCAGGTCTGAACGAAGAACTGCGTAAGTTAGAAGCCGAACAACGTGCTATGGAAAAAGCCTTAGAGGAGGAGATGATCATTCGAGAAAAGCGTCTCGATATGGAGCGTGTCCTTCAAGAAAAACGTTGTCGAAAGGAGAAAGAATTTCATGAAAAGCAGATGCAGCAAGATAGAGATCTAAAGGAGCGCCAATTGAGGGAGGAACGGGAGATGTTGGAAAGGCAGTTGAAAGAAGAAGCTAGATTTGCTAGCGAACGTAAGAAGCTGCACGAGCATTTTCAAGATGCGAAGAAAGCAATTGCGAAgagtatttccgaagaaacagAAGGTGCTGTTGGAGGGGAGAAGCTGAAGAACGACAACGAATTATCGTTCGATAAGAAGGTCCAGTTCTGGCTGAAGCAGCAGGATCAAGGTAGAAATGGAGCGAAATCCAAACTATCCTGCTCAATAGCGGATAGTGAAGACTATGGTGAAATCGAAGAGGATGATGCACCTGAGGAAAAAGGTAATTTAGAATACCCCGCAGGGGAAGATTTCGGATGTACTTCCGAAGACCGCGAACTACTCGGAAGAATCGTGCGGAATGGGAGGAAGAATAGGCCGGGGGAAAATATACCACCACCGCAAGATCGGTCACAACAGCAAACAGTGAAATTATCCCAGGAACAATTGGCAGCTCGCCAAGCCGTATCGAAAAACCTGCCTGTCTTCAAGGGTGAAGCAGAGAAGTGGTCAAAGTTCATAAGTTGCTTCGAATATACCACTAAGGCCTGCGGTTTCTCTAACTAAGATAATCTGAAACGACTCCAATATTGTCTTCAAAGAGATGCTCTCGAAGCTGTCCGAAGCCGGCTAGTCCTTCCGGAGTCGGTACCGGATGTCATCAACGACCGGAGAAACAGCTGACTCTTCTCACGAAAGTGCGGAATGCACAAGCGCAAACGGCCGACCGCTTGCAGTTTGAAATAACGATCACTTGGAGGCGGCTAAACTAGCGGATCACCTTAATAACCCAATGCTTGTCCAGGAATTGGTGGAGAAACTACCGTCGAATCACAAAATGGACTGGGTCCGTTTCAAACGGAGCACGATAGGATCTGCTTTGACAATATTCACCGATTTTATGAACGACATCGTAGCAGATGCATCCGAAGTATCAGAGTTATCGACACTCTTTTTGTGTGACACCCGAGAACCATCGCATCGCGGGAAAGGGAAACCAAAACGAAAGGAGTATATAAAAGTTCACCATTCTTCTTCTGGCCTACCGGCAGTTCCACCCCCTCGAAGGAAACCAAGTCCTGTCTCGTCTGTAGAAGGTCGGATCACAAACTGCGCTTCTGCGACGATTTTAAAAGGTTCAGTTTTGCGAACAGATTAAAGGTCGTGGAGCAACACAAGCTCTGTGCCCTGTGTTTGAACAACCACGGGAAGAGTCGTTGTACCTTCAGGATTCGCTGCAATATCAATGGATGTCAAGGTGGTCATCACCCTCTATTGCATCATGCTGAGGGATCCGTGCAGCTTATGGACATTGCGTGCAACGCGCACGGCGCACTGAGCCGCGGAGTGATCTTCCGGATGGTGCCCGTAACTCTATATTTCGGGGACCATGCACTGGATATACTGGCATTCTTGGATGAAGGTTCGTCATCTACTCTGGTTGAAGATGCCGTAGCTAGAGAGTTGGATGCCCGAGGGCGCGCGGAACCGCTGGTAGTAACATGGACAGGCAATGTGAAGAGATTCGAAACTACGTCCAAAAGAGTCAACCTTATGATTTCAGCGCGTGAATCGGATGAAAAGTTGCCGTTGAAAGACGTTCGCACTGTTGCCGAACTAAAACTTCCAAAACAGAGTCTCCAGTATACAAAATTAGCTGACCGATACCCACATCTCGACAATATTCCCGTAGCGAGCTACGAGATTGAAGAGCCTAGAATCATCCTTGGACTGGATAACCTAAATGTGTTTGCTCCACTCGAATCACGAGTTGGATCACCTGGCGAGCCGATCGGTGTTAAATCCAAGCTAGGGTGGACGGTTTACGGCCCGCAACCGAGCGGAACCGTAGTATCAGAAGTAAGAGTCAACCTTCACTCGTTGGAACCAATGACCAACCAGGAGCTACACGACGCCATGCGTTCTCAGTTTTTGTTGGACGATCCCTCGGTAGCCTCTGTGGCAGAATCAAACGAAGATGCGCGGGCTCGGAACATAATGCAGACAACAACAAAGCGAGTTGGAGACCGGTACGAAACCGGATTACTGTGGCGACGAGATGAGCAGAGATTCCCAGATAGCTACCCAATGGCTGTCTCACGATTGAAAGCGTTAGAGAGAAAGCTGGAGCGAGATCCGGAACTTGGTTCGAAGGTTCATCAGTTAATAGCTGAGTACCTGATAAAAGGCTATGCGCATAAAGCTACCGTCGACGAACTGGCAGATATGGCGAAGGGAAATGTCTGGTATATTCCTCTGAACGTAGTTATTAATCCTCGGAAACCAGGAAAGGTTCATCTTGTGTGGGACGCGAGAGCATCCGTTAATGGGATATTACTAAACTCGGAGCTCGTAACTAGCCCTGATCAGCTTGTGCCTTTGCAATCTGTAATCAGCAAGTTTCGAGAAAGATGCGTGGCGTTTGGTGGAGACATTAAGGAGATGTACCACCAGTTCCGTATAAGAAGGGCAGACAGAAAGTTCCAAAGCTTCCTCTTCCGACGAGATCCGGGTAGCTCTCCTGAAACCTATGTGATGGACGTCGGAACATTTAGGGCGAAGTGTTCTCCATGCTCTGcccaatttataaaaaaaaacttgaatgcGACGCAATTC
Encoded proteins:
- the LOC134205622 gene encoding G2/mitotic-specific cyclin-B3, translating into MKMAPTKQSGTTTLLPMLKKTITTRSKNTAPNQNQNPDSDLQSVQRTKRKADHSPLKNDRGVKRSALGNLTNAVVIKTDNDTDTGISALKNGHNTAKGATKETTSISKHASQIIQQIANNIGHNNKNKITTNKTVTEIFTKPDLDGPKTRAATKILTRAASRQQLSGKSSNVTSNEHGKSHLSIGHPLKTGISAVTKTIVKTKETTFEAGHKLQTTALAPAASTAQHGKAPKRRISNEFEKTEDSLYVSALEDITSSGSLRLSENFASLKTRTPQDEDKSSKKEGSLSPKKQTPEGIEDYDLSNWNDVFQVSHYAQDIFNYQKDREAQFVVPDYMPTQPHISKWMRALLVDWMVEIQESFELNHETLYLAVKIVDIYLSRAEVQKDSLQLLGAAALFIASKFDERVPPTVDDFQYICDGAYQRREMILMEINVFKTIGYDLGIPLSYRFLRRYARVNRIDMQVLTLARYILEFTLMEYAIVGLRDSKLACAALFIAMRMNNLPGWNKTLEFYSGYKIEDFAEIAILLNNIMTRKPKESLNTVRHKYSHELFFESAKKQFITDLAKLFDTTGYQLPSGKHATTATTSRSHHTSATATTTTSV
- the LOC134205624 gene encoding tigger transposable element-derived protein 6-like is translated as MEQRLFGLTTRDFRSLAFQLAVKNKIKHPFNTESQLAGEDWLHGFRQRHPELCLRIPEATSAARAAGFNRVAVSNFFAILQAVKEAKDFPASRTYNVDETSAVTVQTKKSKVLALKGRRQVGCLTSAERGVLTTACVCMSATGYYIPPMLIFPRARLTESLKTGAPPETLFSCNGSGWMTMTDFNTWFNHFLEHSRPTAAAPVLLILDGHVTHTKNIAFLKKAQQNHVTVVSLPPHCSHRMQPLDVSFMAPLKSSFSKAIEAFLRRNPGKVVTDNDASALFGEAYLKTATASVAQSGFKATGIVPFNQFIFTAADFAPSDVTDVPEAMDQPAEDDALTILPHPEHVDQSAELSIYLFI